Proteins found in one Microcoleus sp. FACHB-68 genomic segment:
- a CDS encoding glycosyltransferase family 2 protein, whose product MPVPLVSAIICTHNRDTYLGAAIDSLLMQDFPDFEVVVVDNASNDRTQEVVAERRSHPILKYVYEPVLGLSVARNTGASVAAGEILAYLDDDAIAGPNWLSVLYCAYQSNEKLAVAGGKVTLLWPAAVTAPNWLSPGLAGNLGAYDLGDDVIYINNPGMTPRGLNYSIRRSFLAQIGGFDLNLGRVGKKLLSNEELHMTELALQQGWQVAYLPDALVAHNVAPDRINRSWFLQRGWWQGISECYRERLAGSAGVRQLGRGGERFVRGLYKSLKYFNDPAQRFDNIVYTYGQIGYLSAAIQGLLFAPKETEQP is encoded by the coding sequence ATGCCTGTACCCCTGGTTTCTGCGATTATCTGCACCCACAATCGAGACACCTATTTAGGCGCTGCTATTGATAGTTTACTGATGCAGGATTTCCCAGATTTTGAAGTAGTGGTTGTGGATAATGCGTCGAATGATCGTACCCAGGAAGTTGTCGCAGAACGACGTTCCCATCCGATTTTGAAATACGTTTATGAACCTGTACTTGGCCTTTCTGTGGCACGGAATACTGGCGCAAGCGTTGCTGCCGGCGAGATTTTAGCTTATCTCGATGATGATGCCATTGCCGGCCCTAACTGGTTAAGCGTGCTTTATTGCGCCTATCAAAGCAATGAAAAACTAGCCGTTGCCGGTGGGAAAGTCACCTTACTTTGGCCGGCTGCTGTGACTGCCCCCAATTGGCTTTCCCCAGGACTTGCGGGCAACTTAGGCGCTTACGATTTAGGAGATGATGTTATTTATATCAACAATCCAGGCATGACCCCAAGAGGGTTAAACTACTCAATTCGCCGGTCTTTTCTGGCGCAAATTGGCGGCTTCGATCTTAATCTTGGTCGCGTTGGCAAAAAGTTATTATCAAATGAAGAACTGCACATGACAGAACTCGCCCTACAGCAGGGTTGGCAAGTGGCCTATCTCCCTGATGCTTTAGTCGCTCACAATGTCGCACCTGATCGCATCAACCGTTCTTGGTTTTTGCAGCGAGGCTGGTGGCAGGGAATTAGCGAGTGCTATCGGGAACGGTTAGCCGGTTCTGCCGGTGTGCGCCAGCTAGGGCGTGGGGGGGAGCGATTTGTGCGAGGGCTGTACAAATCGTTGAAATACTTTAACGATCCAGCCCAACGCTTTGACAATATAGTGTATACCTACGGTCAGATTGGTTATTTAAGTGCCGCCATTCAAGGCTTGCTGTTCGCTCCCAAAGAGACTGAGCAGCCCTAA
- the cobU gene encoding bifunctional adenosylcobinamide kinase/adenosylcobinamide-phosphate guanylyltransferase, whose amino-acid sequence MNTEATLPGRVTLVTGPARSGKSEWAETLAAHTGTSVIYVATAQRDPADVEWQTRIEQHRHRRPAAWRTLEVPVELPATIRSFSQTDTCLLVDSLGTWVANLLDQDDADWEKTLQDLLTSLDDVAGEVIFVAEETGWGVVPAYPLGRTFRDRLGQLVRRLGAIANPVYLVTGGHVLNLSVLGSPLPV is encoded by the coding sequence ATGAACACTGAAGCTACATTGCCGGGGCGAGTCACCCTGGTTACCGGCCCGGCCCGATCTGGCAAAAGTGAGTGGGCGGAAACTCTGGCGGCGCACACCGGCACATCCGTAATTTATGTGGCCACAGCGCAGCGTGATCCCGCTGATGTGGAGTGGCAGACTCGCATCGAACAACATCGGCATCGCCGCCCTGCCGCCTGGAGGACTCTAGAAGTGCCGGTGGAGTTGCCGGCCACAATTCGCTCATTCTCCCAAACCGACACTTGCCTACTGGTTGATTCCCTAGGAACTTGGGTGGCAAACCTTTTAGATCAAGACGATGCTGACTGGGAGAAGACTTTGCAAGATTTGCTGACCAGTTTAGATGACGTTGCCGGCGAAGTGATTTTTGTGGCTGAGGAAACGGGTTGGGGCGTGGTGCCGGCATACCCTCTCGGTCGCACCTTTCGCGACAGACTTGGCCAGTTAGTTCGTCGGTTGGGTGCAATTGCCAATCCTGTTTATCTGGTTACAGGCGGCCATGTCTTAAACCTCAGCGTCCTCGGTTCTCCGCTGCCGGTGTAG